Below is a window of Planktothrix tepida PCC 9214 DNA.
CCTGTGAAAATTCGGCCAAACGGTTAGGAAAAAATGTCGATTTAGTGCAGATGCACTGGTCTACAGCTAATTATGCTCCTTGGCAAGAATGGAATTTATTAGAAGGGTTAGGCGATTTATATGAACAGGGATTCGTTAAGGGAGTGGGATTATCCAATTATGGGCCGAAACGGTTAAAAAAAGTGTATCAAAAATTAGCAGACCGAGGAATTCCGATTTCAACTTTACAGGTACAATATTCGTTATTATCAACTTATCCGGTCAGGGAATTAGGATTAAAAGAAGTTTGTGATGAATTGGGGATTCAATTAATTGCTTATAGTCCGTTAGGGTTAGGATTATTAACAGGAAAATTCTCGGAAAATAGCCCCTTACCGAAAGGGATTCGAGGGGGATTATTTAAAAAATTATTACCGGGAATTCAACCGATTTTAGGTTGTTTGAAAGAAATTGCTGAATTTCGGTCTAAAACTGTTACCCAAGTTGCTTTAAATTGGTGTATTTGTAAAGGCACAATTCCAATTCCGGGGGCTAAAAATTTAGAGCAAGCTAAGGATAATTTAGGGGCGTTAGGATGGTCTTTAGACTCAGGAGAAGTAGCAGGGTTAGATAATGCCGTAATGCGTTCTAATCAACAAATGGTGCAGAATATTTTCCAGACTTCTTGATTTTTATCATTTCTGAGCGATTAAACTCAAAAAATCTGTTGCATTTACAATTTCAATTCCTTGATAATTATTTAAAGGAAGTAAATGTTTTTTGTCTCCAGTTACGATATAATTGGCGTGACCTATAACCGCGCATTCTAATACCATATTATCATCAGGATCAGTAATAATTACATTAAGAGTATTAGAAATGATAGCCAACTCTGAACAGTTAGCTATCATTTCGACTTCTGACTCAACTTTTTCTAACGAATAGCGAAATTTAAACTGTAGTTTTTCTCGAAACTCATCCAGAATTTCTTGACAAGTTACAGATTGAATTTGACCTAAATGAGCAAGTCGCAAACACTGATAGGGACTACCTCGTTGTGAGAGAACAGTTGCAATCAGAATATTAGTATCAAAAACAACTCTTATTGACACTTTCTATCCTCATGCAAAATATCATTAATAAAATCTAATCGTTCCTCCTCATTCATCTTATCCCAATCTTTCCCCCTTTTCCAAGCTAAAAGTCGCCCATTTTCTTCTCCATCTTTTGTAAACTGGTCGAGGGAACCCCAACGAGACTCGATTAAAAATCCGACTAATTCCGCTTGACAATAAGAAGGAAGTTGCTTGACTAAATCTAGGACTTGCTCATAAGTTAAAGTTAAGGTTGATGTTGACAATGGTTTTACCTCCAGTATATAAATTTACTATCAATAATGATTGTAGCTTTTATTTTTAATAATTGATATAATCAATATGATTAAACTTACAGTAGATTGAAGCTAAATTATCTAAAATAAAATTACTCACAACTTGCTTCCTCTCGTCGTTCTTGAATGAACTCATCAACTAAATGACGTTCAGGGTAATTAGATTTTAAAATCCCTCTTAATTTTCCTGTTGGGTTTTGGGTTTCGGTTTCTTTGGCAAGTTCTAGCAACACCATCCGTTTTTGTTCTAATGGCAATTGTTGGATCAGATCAATAATTTGTTCTGTTGTTACAGTTAAGGTGGGCATAAAGATTATTCTGAAAGATTAAATCATGATAGGGAATATGAGAAGGATATAGTATTTTTTAGTATAACACAAATATTATCTAACAGACCAATCCTCTAAAGCCATCTGGATTATACTGTCTACTGAGGTAAAATCAGAAGCATCAACTGGTCTTAACTTTTGACGAGATTTCATATATTTTCGATAATTGATATAGTAATCTTGGAAACTCTTATAAACCTCATTAATTTCTGTTGTTCTTAAAGGATAATTTAAGTAACAAGGATCATCTCTATAACAACGAGTATAAAAATCTTCAAATTTTTCAACATTGGTATAATCATCAGTACATATTCTAATTCTATCTACTCTTTTAACATTCTTAGTTACCATCGAAAAGATAGTAGGTAAATAAACATATAATGATAATTTATCTTTTGGATTTGTTTCTTCTGCGGGATCATACATAAAAGATACGCAAGTTTTATCAGTTAATAACTCACCCTTTTTATTGAATTTAGCAAAAAACATTTCTTTTGAAGAATAATTATATTGAGTCTCTAAACTCAGATCAGGACTATAGGATAGAATTTTTTGAATGATTAATAAAATCCTTTCTCTAATTTCTGGTTTATCTAACAAATATCCCTGAATAAAGGAAGGTAAAGACTCAAATAATGAATCTTCTATAATTTCAATTGGAATTTTTGATAAAATTCTATTATCAAGTTTTTTTAAAACTAAAAAATATTCTCCATTGTCGTATTGTTTGACTTCATGGGTTAATAATAAGCAATCAGGAATCATCTTTTGAGCATAATCAATAGTTGAATTATTAAAATGTGAAGCGATCGCAATTAAAAGAAATTTTTTACTAAAATCTACTCGTTTAAAATTAGGATCTTGATGAGATTCTTTTCCGAAAAAATCTTGATATCTTAATAATTGATCTATACTGGCTTTTCCTTCTCCTTTTTTAAGCTCTAAGATTGCGAGTCTACCGTCTGGGTTAACTCCTAATATATCAGAACGATTTTGTTTATTAATAAAATATTGTCTTTTAACCGGTTCTAAATTAAGTAATGGTTGGAGGTGTAACCAGATAAATTCTTCGAGTAAGGCTTCAGACTTAAGCAAAAGTTTTCCCTTGGACGACCTTAACATAATTTCGAGAATAACCTCATAAAGTATTAAGCTAACAATCAACCGCGGTTTAGAACTCCTCCACCATCCATTCTGACGATCTCCCGCCTAAATCTAGGGGAATACTAACGGCTTTTCCTAAACGAGGTTTTTCACGGGTATTGAGAATATAATGTTTCACCTGTTCAGTAGTTCCCCAACTATTCAAATAATCGGCGATCGCATTCAAATGGGCAATATATTCAGCTTCACTCAGGGGAAAAGACATTTGTTCTAAATATTTCCACATAATTTGTAGGAAGATTTTACCCCGTGTCCGTCGTAATTGTAGATCGTAGGACACGCCCCATTTATCTAATAAAAGTTGACGTAGATCTTCACCTGTCATGGTTAGATTTCCCCCCTAAGATTAACTGCCAATTCCTAACCCTCTAGCTAACCCTGGTGTCAGGGGAAATAGGGTTGCAATCATTAAAAATAAAACCAATAATCCCAAGGCGGCGCGAGTATCATCGGGTTCGGTTAATTCATTTAAACTGGGGCGTTCTAAATTCCGTTGTAAAATTAAAATTACTAAAGCCCAATACAGCGCTAAAGGATTGGCTAAAGATGCGATCGCTAATACAATAAAGGTCGCTAAGGTTGAACGTCCGGCAATTTTTCGACCATAAATCGCCTGCATAATTCGTCCCCCATCCAATTGTCCCGCAGGCATTAAATTTAAGGCGGTAATCACTAATCCAAACCACCCAATTAACGCCAAAGGATGAATATCTACGGTGGTTTGATGCAATTGTGAGCCTAAAATTGCCCGTGATAAAGTTCCGACCAAAACTGATCCTTGAAAAAATTCCGTTGGAACTTTAAATAAACTCCCTGGATGAGATAGAAATAACCCACTAATTAACATTAATAAAGATAATCCTCCGCCGGCGGCTGGCCCTGCAAAGGCGACATCAAATAAAACCGTTCTATTGGGTAAAACCGATTCAAAACGATTGAAGGCCCCAAAGGTTCCGATTTGAATCGTCGGAATAAAAAACGGCCAGCTAAATTTAATATTATAACGTTTGGCTAGGATTTGATGGGCAATTTCATGCAGCATTAAAATGGTCATAATCCCGATGGCAATTGGTAAAAGTTCAGGATAGCGATTAATATTTTCAAAAAAATCGAATCCTAATAATAAACCAGTCGCTTCAAAAATAGTACCAACTGTAATTCCCCCTAAAATAATCGCTAAAATTTTTTGAGTGGTTGAAGTGGTTGCAGGTTCATTGGTGCGGGGAAGAACAATCACAACGGGTTTTCCATCAGGATTATCCACTAAAAATAACCGTAAGCGATCGCCAATCCGTTGTTGTAATTTCGTGGATAATTGTTGATAAGCCGTTTCAGGATCACTGCGAAGATTTCCTTTAAAAATTGCCCCATCTTGATAGGGAATGGTTTCTGTGGCAAAAAACGTGTCAACGCCAAAAATTCCTTGAATAATTTTGAGATCTTCGGGAGATAAAGGAACAGGTTGCAAAGGAGAAATTGGCTCAGAAGCCGGGGGCGTGTGATGGGCTGTTTCGGATGAAGTTGAACTGTCCACAGCATCAAGTTTGGGTTCAGGGGGAGACACTGCATCTTGATTGGCGATTTCTCGGAGTTTTCGGCCAATCATTATATATAAGCCTGTGGACGCTACAAATAAGAATAAGATACTCACCACATTCAGGTAGATTCCCAGGGCTGCCAAGGTGAAAAATAGTAACCAAGGGGACATTAACGCGACGGATTGTAACCAGGATAATAAACCTAGTTTTCCGTAAGGTCTAGCGCGATAATACCCCCAACCTAGGATGCCAAGGGCAACAAAAAGAACTAGAACAGTGGTGTTATCAGATGCAGTAAACATTATTGACCTTAATTTTAAGCTTTGGGAGAGAATCTACATACATAAAAGCATATAGCAATCGGCTCTTTAGCGGTTGGGGTGTCCTAACTCCTGGGTATTCTCCCGTCAAGTCGCGCTTAATAGGAGTTCTGTGACTCGATTTAGATCGAATTTAAGGGGTTAGGACTCTTGGCCTGGGGGTTGGAATCCTCTAGGGGGATGAAGTCAGGATTGGCGGCTAAAATGGCTTTGGCTTCGGCCATATCTCGACGGGTGGCTTCCCGCAATTGTTCGCGCAGGGCGGGCATAGCAGCTAAAGCCCTTGTCCAGTCGGGAATTTGAGCAGCGGCTGGATTTTGAAAAAATTCTTCCCCAGCTTCAGCGATGACTTGTTGAAAGATATCAACTGTTGCTTCTTCTTGATGACGATCGTAATGTAAATTATTAAATCGAGCATCAACAAAATATTGACGGGTAAAATCTTGAGCTTCTCGCGTAAATTTAATTCGCAGGGTGTGAATTTGTTCACGGGTAACAACGACTCGTTCTGTTTCGATTAAGGTTCGCAAAATTGACCGCAGAACATCGGAACACATTTTGCGTAATCCTTCTTGGGAAGAGGTGCCAATCACTTGATGTTTATGATCAAAATTTCCGAGGTCAATTTGAGCAATTCTTTGAGGAGCAAGATTGCGATAGACTTCTGCTAACAACCCGATTTCTAAACCCCAATTACTCGGAATTCGAGTATTGAGAGCAATATCATTGGTGAGGGCAAATTCACCGGATAGAGGATAACGATAGGCACTTAAATAACGTAAGTAATTGTTATAACCATATAAATCCATTAAGGCGACTAATAAGGGCGTGACAAATAGACGCATGACGCGACCATGAAAGCCTCTAGGATCTCCTCCTAAACGAGCATAATAGGCTTTATTAAAAGAAATTCCCAGTTCTTTTTCTAGGAGGGGAAATAATAGTTTCAGGGGATAGGATTTATCATAAGTAATAATATCAGCATCATGAAGGGCGATGGCTTCTGCTTGTAAAGAGACTACCCCTAAACCAATCCATACCGCCCGACCTTTGCCTTTGAAACTCATCAAGTCTAAGCCTTTTTCCCGCAATTTTTCTAATAATTGATTAACTCTAGGGCTATTTTCCCAAATCACCAAAGTCGGTTGGGGTAAAACACTAAAAAAGTGAACCGCTTTTGTGTATTGTTCAAGGCTTTTAGCATATAAACAAACCACAACAGTATTCACAAACTGACAGGTTGTCAGACAATCTCGAATTCGAGTTAAAGCAGGGCGTTCTAATTCCTCATATAAAGCCGGAATCAATACAGCCGTGGGGAAAGTTTCACACAGTTGAGTGAGTCGGGCTTCCAATAAATCAAGATCACAACCAAAGTCGTGAATCGTGGTAATTAATTCTTGTTTATAGTCCATTATCGTTACCCAACTCCCAAGGCTGCAAGCCAATGATAAATTCCATCCTAACACTGAACGACAAAGACGGATACAAATTTTTACAACATAGTCTCAGGAAAGCCTCACCTAGGGTTAAGAGCTAGATGAATTAGCAGTGGATTTTAAGGCTGTTCAGGGTTTAAATTTACTCTTTAAAAAAAACTTGATTTGTGTCATACTAAAGTTAGTTTTAAAATTAATAATAGTCGGCCAAAATCCGCATCTATCATCAGGGATAAGAGGTTGAGATTCAGTCAACCGTTCAAACTCTGTTTGAGCGACCCAAACAATGGGGAGGTTCGTTGAACACTAAGGAGATAGTATCTTAATAGTTAGAAAACAGCATTCTTGAATTTATTGTGATGATTTATGTCCAGGTTTTGACTTTTAATATTCAATCGGGTATGCTTTTGTATCAGACTATACCATAAACCCAGTAAACCGCCAGAGCGATTAACCTAATCTTATATTATGCAACAGGAAGAAGCAAGTATCCTCAATCAGGATTTTGTGGCACTAGAAGAAGAATTTATTAATACTCCGGGTAGAATACAACCTCATGGTCTTTTGTTAACGTTACAAGAGCCTGATTTAAAAATTTTACAAGTCAGCAGAAATGCTTTAAGGCTGTTTGGGGTTTCTGTGTCTGCTTTTCTAAATCGACCCTTAAGCCATTTTTTAAACAAACTCCAATTTTTTCAAATCCAAGACTGTTTAATTAGCAACAATTTCCAATATTATAACCCGATTCATCTTATTTTCCATATTAAAAATAAAAGAATTATCTGTGATGGAATTCTCCATCGATATCAGGATATTGTGATTTTAGAATTAGAGCTAAATCAAGATGAAAATGTCACCTTTATCAATTTTTATCATCTGGTCAGATCCTCTGTTTGTAAGATTCAAAGTGCCACAAATTTTAAGGATTTAAGTTTATTTTTGGCTCAGGAAATACGCAAAATTAGCGAATTTGATCGCGTGATGGTCTATCAATTTGATCAAGAAAAAAATGGAGTTGTGATTGCTGAAGATAAACGACAAGATTTAGAAAGTTTTTTAGGACTTCATTATCCTCACCTAGATATTCCTGAATTTGCGAGAGACCTTTATCAGCGAAATTGGCTGCGATTATTAGTTGATATTAATCATCAACCCGTTGATATTGTGCCTCCGATTCATCCCCTAACCCAAAAACCCTTAGATTTAAGTTTTTCGGTGCTGCGTTCTGTTTCTCCCTGTCATTTAGAATATCTTAGAAATATGGGAGTTCAAGCAACCCTTTGTATTTCTTTAATTAAAAAAGAAAGCCTTTGGGGTTTAATTGCTTGTCATCATTATTCTCCTCGTTATGTCTCTTATACCATCCGTAAAGCTTGTGAATTTCTCGGGCAAGTTATGGCGGTAGAATTACCCTATAAAGAAATTAGTGAAGATTACCTCTATTACCGTGAAAAACTCAAATTAGTGCGTAAAAATTTACTGAATGCTCCTGCTTTAGAAACCTCTTTTATCCAAAGTTTAGCACAAGACCAAATTAATTTATTGAATCTAGTTAAAGCTCAAGGGGCTATGATTCGGTTTGGGGAAGATGTCATGTTAGTCGGTAAAACCCCTCCCTTAGCAGAAGTTCAAAAACTAATTGAATGGTTATCTCAATATTGCCATCAAGAAATATTTTATACGGATTGTTTGCCAAAATTGTATCCCCAAGCCGAATCTTATAAAGATTTAATCAGTGGAATTATGGCTATTTCTTTATCTCCCAATCAAAGTGAATATCATTTAATTTGGTTTAGGCCAGAAGTGATTCAAACGGTGAACTGGGCTGGAAATCCCCAAGACTCTATTGAAATTGAACAACAAGGATTGCGTCGATTAACCCCACGCCAATCCTTTGAACTCTGGAAAGAAACCGTTAAATTAAAATCCTTACCTTGGAAACCTGTTGAAATTGAAACAGCCCAAGAATTAAGAAATTCTTTGATGTTAGCCGCCTTAGAATCCAGTGAACATCAGTTAAGACAAAGCAAAGAATTAGCTCAAGTCACGTTACAATCCATTGGTGATGCCGTGATTACCACCAATAGTCAAGGACAGATTGAATCCCTCAATCCTGTTGCTGAAGAATTAACAGGTTGGTCAGTTTTAGAAGCGAAAGGTTTACCTTTAAATGATGTGTTCAAAATTTTGGATGGAAAAACCCATCTCTTCAGCGAAAATCCCGTTGAAAAAGTTTTAAAAGAAGGGTGTATTTTTGATTTTTCCGATAATGTTATTTTAAGGGGAAAGGATGGTAAAGAACGGTCAATTGATAATTCTGCGGCTCCTATCCGCAGCCGAGATGGTACGATTATTGGGGCTGTTTTAGTGTTTCGAGATGTCACCCAAGAACGAGAACTTGCAAATCGATTATCTTGGCAAGCTTGTCATGATTCCTTAACCGGATTAATAAATCGCAGTGAATTTGAAAAACAGGTGACAAAAACGTTAAAATTAGTCCGCGAATCTCCCCATCATCATGCCATTTGTTATTTAGATTTAGACCAATTTAAAATTGTCAATGATACCTGTGGACATCTAGCCGGGGATGAACTTCTACGACAATTAAGTTGTTTGTTACAAAATCAAGTCACAGAACGAGATACCTTAGCCCGTTTAGGAGGAGATGAATTTGGTTTATTGTTAAATTACTATTCCTTAGATGAAGCCCAAAAAAAAGCAGTAGATTTGTGTAATGTAGTTCGAGATTTTCGCTTTGCTTGGGACGAAAAAGTTTTTTCCATTGGAGTCAGTATTGGATTAGTACAAATCACGGATAAAACTCATGATTTAGCAACGGTTTTGAGTGCAGCAGATGCGGCTTGTTATGCAGCAAAAAATCAAGGTCGTAACCGGGTTCACCTTTATCACGCCGATGACCAAGAGTTGATTCAACAACGTCGTGAAATTCGCTGGGCGGCGCGAATTCCTCAAGCCCTAGAAGAAAATCGCTTCTGTTTATATTATCAACCTATTATGGACATTAATCCCGCGACAAAACCCCATAAACATGGTGAAGTTTTACTGCGGTTACGAGACACATCCGGTCAATTAATTTCACCGATGGCATTTATTCCAGCAGCAGAACGATATGATTTAATGAAAAGCATTGACCGTTGGGTTATTCGCACTGTTTTTCAACATTTAGAACAGCATTATCTCTCTATCCATCTCTCCGAAAATCTAGCAGAGATTCAAGAATTTTATGCGATTAACTTATCCGGGGCGAGTTTGAATAATGATGAATTTATTGAGTTTCTCTATGACCAATTTGCACAGTATAAAGTTCCTCCCCAAGTTGTTTGCTTTGAAATTACAGAAACCCTCGCTATTGCTAACCTCAAAAAAGCAGTACAACTGATACAATCTTTTAAAAGATTAGGGTGTTCTTTTGCCCTGGATGACTTTGGCAGTGGAATGTCTTCTTTTTCTTATCTAAAAACCCTGCCCATTGATTATTTAAAAATTGATGGGGGTTTTGTGAAAGATATTTTAACTGACCCCGTTGCCCGTGAAATTGTTGAAGCTATTCATCGTATTGGTCATGTGATGAAGATTAAAACGATTGCAGAATTTGTAGAAAACGATGCTATTTTAACAGAACTCAAAAAAATAGGCATTGACTATGTTCAAGGGTTTGGAATTGGCAAACCTCAACCCTTTATTCTTCCGGTTATTAAAAGCGGAGGCGAGACAAACCCGAATAAACATTAAATCGTTGACCGCGTAAAAATCCAATCAGAGTAAGATTAAACGCCTGGGCTAAACTCACCGCTAAACTACTGGGTGCAGAAACCGCACAAATGATGGGAATTTTTGCCATCAAACACTTTTGAATAATTTCAAAGCTGGTGCGTCCACTCACCATTATCATTCCTTGATTTAGAGGTAATTCATCCGCTAAAAAAGCTGACCCAATTAACTTATCTAAAGCATTATGACGTCCGACATCTTCGCGTAATTTTAATAAATTCCCCTCTGGATTAAATAACGCCGCAGCGTGTAACCCCCCGGTTTTATGAAACACACTCTGCGCCTGGTTTAATTGTTCGGGTAAATTATAGATAATATTAGCCGTAACGTGCCAATCTTCTGTTAAAATCGGACAACCTTTTTGCTCTAAAGATTCAATACTTGCTTTCCCACAAACTCCGCAGGAACTATTTGTAAAAAAATGACGTTCTAAGGATTTAAAATCAAGGTTTAATTCGGGTTTTAGGGCGACATTAACAATATTTTGTTGTTGTTCTCCATCAATATTAGGGTCAACGCAATAACTCATTTTGACAATATCAGATTTATTTTTAATCATTCCTTCACTATACAAAAATCCAGCCACTAATTCAAAATCAGCCCCAGGGGTTCGCATCGTCACTGCCAGGGTTTTGTTAGTCGGAGATAAGCGAATTTCTAAGGGTTCTTCCGTTGCTAATTCATCAAAACGAGAACGTTCTTTTCCCTCAAAAACTACCCAAATTTTTGCTTTTATTTTACTATTACCTGTATTCATAATTCCTAACTTAAAAACCCGGTTCTTTTTCCTTATATTGTAACTTTAGACCCAGGTTTAACCCTAGAAACCTAGTTTCTAAATTACCTATCTCTGTAGAATTTGTAAAACAGTCCTGTAGGGTTTGGGTAATCCAACCCAGGTGCCTAGAGGGTTTGAAAACCAAACCCCTACAATAAAATATTACAACATCGGCACAAATTTCAACATCATATTTTTTCCAGTTTAACAACAGCATTATAATCAGGAACCCCTTCAGTAGACCGTTTATCTTTATCCAATAAAATGTTTCCTTCTGGCCAATGAACTTGTAAATTTTTAGGAGTCATAGGGGCAATATAAATCCGTCCTTGATAATCTCCATAATCATTGATTAACCTGACTTTATCTCCATTATTTAAACCCAACTGTTCTGCATCAATAGGGTTGATTAATATTGCTTCTCGCATCGCCCCAGTAATAGCATCTTTGCTTTCCTGTACCA
It encodes the following:
- a CDS encoding aldo/keto reductase yields the protein MESRQTLNFPVMGCGTWAWGNRLLWGYDPSMDEQLQQVFNLCVSQGVTLFDTGDSYGTGKLNGRSESLLGQFSQQYQGVNQDRICIATKLAPYPWRLTRKSMIQACENSAKRLGKNVDLVQMHWSTANYAPWQEWNLLEGLGDLYEQGFVKGVGLSNYGPKRLKKVYQKLADRGIPISTLQVQYSLLSTYPVRELGLKEVCDELGIQLIAYSPLGLGLLTGKFSENSPLPKGIRGGLFKKLLPGIQPILGCLKEIAEFRSKTVTQVALNWCICKGTIPIPGAKNLEQAKDNLGALGWSLDSGEVAGLDNAVMRSNQQMVQNIFQTS
- a CDS encoding putative toxin-antitoxin system toxin component, PIN family, which produces MSIRVVFDTNILIATVLSQRGSPYQCLRLAHLGQIQSVTCQEILDEFREKLQFKFRYSLEKVESEVEMIANCSELAIISNTLNVIITDPDDNMVLECAVIGHANYIVTGDKKHLLPLNNYQGIEIVNATDFLSLIAQK
- a CDS encoding endonuclease NucS, yielding MLKSEALLEEFIWLHLQPLLNLEPVKRQYFINKQNRSDILGVNPDGRLAILELKKGEGKASIDQLLRYQDFFGKESHQDPNFKRVDFSKKFLLIAIASHFNNSTIDYAQKMIPDCLLLTHEVKQYDNGEYFLVLKKLDNRILSKIPIEIIEDSLFESLPSFIQGYLLDKPEIRERILLIIQKILSYSPDLSLETQYNYSSKEMFFAKFNKKGELLTDKTCVSFMYDPAEETNPKDKLSLYVYLPTIFSMVTKNVKRVDRIRICTDDYTNVEKFEDFYTRCYRDDPCYLNYPLRTTEINEVYKSFQDYYINYRKYMKSRQKLRPVDASDFTSVDSIIQMALEDWSVR
- a CDS encoding DUF3067 family protein; translated protein: MTGEDLRQLLLDKWGVSYDLQLRRTRGKIFLQIMWKYLEQMSFPLSEAEYIAHLNAIADYLNSWGTTEQVKHYILNTREKPRLGKAVSIPLDLGGRSSEWMVEEF
- a CDS encoding site-2 protease family protein; its protein translation is MFTASDNTTVLVLFVALGILGWGYYRARPYGKLGLLSWLQSVALMSPWLLFFTLAALGIYLNVVSILFLFVASTGLYIMIGRKLREIANQDAVSPPEPKLDAVDSSTSSETAHHTPPASEPISPLQPVPLSPEDLKIIQGIFGVDTFFATETIPYQDGAIFKGNLRSDPETAYQQLSTKLQQRIGDRLRLFLVDNPDGKPVVIVLPRTNEPATTSTTQKILAIILGGITVGTIFEATGLLLGFDFFENINRYPELLPIAIGIMTILMLHEIAHQILAKRYNIKFSWPFFIPTIQIGTFGAFNRFESVLPNRTVLFDVAFAGPAAGGGLSLLMLISGLFLSHPGSLFKVPTEFFQGSVLVGTLSRAILGSQLHQTTVDIHPLALIGWFGLVITALNLMPAGQLDGGRIMQAIYGRKIAGRSTLATFIVLAIASLANPLALYWALVILILQRNLERPSLNELTEPDDTRAALGLLVLFLMIATLFPLTPGLARGLGIGS
- a CDS encoding glucosyl-3-phosphoglycerate synthase, whose protein sequence is MDYKQELITTIHDFGCDLDLLEARLTQLCETFPTAVLIPALYEELERPALTRIRDCLTTCQFVNTVVVCLYAKSLEQYTKAVHFFSVLPQPTLVIWENSPRVNQLLEKLREKGLDLMSFKGKGRAVWIGLGVVSLQAEAIALHDADIITYDKSYPLKLLFPLLEKELGISFNKAYYARLGGDPRGFHGRVMRLFVTPLLVALMDLYGYNNYLRYLSAYRYPLSGEFALTNDIALNTRIPSNWGLEIGLLAEVYRNLAPQRIAQIDLGNFDHKHQVIGTSSQEGLRKMCSDVLRSILRTLIETERVVVTREQIHTLRIKFTREAQDFTRQYFVDARFNNLHYDRHQEEATVDIFQQVIAEAGEEFFQNPAAAQIPDWTRALAAMPALREQLREATRRDMAEAKAILAANPDFIPLEDSNPQAKSPNPLNSI
- a CDS encoding EAL domain-containing protein, with amino-acid sequence MQQEEASILNQDFVALEEEFINTPGRIQPHGLLLTLQEPDLKILQVSRNALRLFGVSVSAFLNRPLSHFLNKLQFFQIQDCLISNNFQYYNPIHLIFHIKNKRIICDGILHRYQDIVILELELNQDENVTFINFYHLVRSSVCKIQSATNFKDLSLFLAQEIRKISEFDRVMVYQFDQEKNGVVIAEDKRQDLESFLGLHYPHLDIPEFARDLYQRNWLRLLVDINHQPVDIVPPIHPLTQKPLDLSFSVLRSVSPCHLEYLRNMGVQATLCISLIKKESLWGLIACHHYSPRYVSYTIRKACEFLGQVMAVELPYKEISEDYLYYREKLKLVRKNLLNAPALETSFIQSLAQDQINLLNLVKAQGAMIRFGEDVMLVGKTPPLAEVQKLIEWLSQYCHQEIFYTDCLPKLYPQAESYKDLISGIMAISLSPNQSEYHLIWFRPEVIQTVNWAGNPQDSIEIEQQGLRRLTPRQSFELWKETVKLKSLPWKPVEIETAQELRNSLMLAALESSEHQLRQSKELAQVTLQSIGDAVITTNSQGQIESLNPVAEELTGWSVLEAKGLPLNDVFKILDGKTHLFSENPVEKVLKEGCIFDFSDNVILRGKDGKERSIDNSAAPIRSRDGTIIGAVLVFRDVTQERELANRLSWQACHDSLTGLINRSEFEKQVTKTLKLVRESPHHHAICYLDLDQFKIVNDTCGHLAGDELLRQLSCLLQNQVTERDTLARLGGDEFGLLLNYYSLDEAQKKAVDLCNVVRDFRFAWDEKVFSIGVSIGLVQITDKTHDLATVLSAADAACYAAKNQGRNRVHLYHADDQELIQQRREIRWAARIPQALEENRFCLYYQPIMDINPATKPHKHGEVLLRLRDTSGQLISPMAFIPAAERYDLMKSIDRWVIRTVFQHLEQHYLSIHLSENLAEIQEFYAINLSGASLNNDEFIEFLYDQFAQYKVPPQVVCFEITETLAIANLKKAVQLIQSFKRLGCSFALDDFGSGMSSFSYLKTLPIDYLKIDGGFVKDILTDPVAREIVEAIHRIGHVMKIKTIAEFVENDAILTELKKIGIDYVQGFGIGKPQPFILPVIKSGGETNPNKH
- the fdhD gene encoding formate dehydrogenase accessory sulfurtransferase FdhD, whose protein sequence is MNTGNSKIKAKIWVVFEGKERSRFDELATEEPLEIRLSPTNKTLAVTMRTPGADFELVAGFLYSEGMIKNKSDIVKMSYCVDPNIDGEQQQNIVNVALKPELNLDFKSLERHFFTNSSCGVCGKASIESLEQKGCPILTEDWHVTANIIYNLPEQLNQAQSVFHKTGGLHAAALFNPEGNLLKLREDVGRHNALDKLIGSAFLADELPLNQGMIMVSGRTSFEIIQKCLMAKIPIICAVSAPSSLAVSLAQAFNLTLIGFLRGQRFNVYSGLSRLRF